The Streptomyces seoulensis genome contains a region encoding:
- a CDS encoding EamA family transporter gives MTPIVTAAVLLAAFTHAGWNAIAHRISDKLTGFTLIAGGGLVVGLVMGLFAPWPAGPAWPYLLVSAGVHVAYYALLMTSFRLGDFGQAYPIARGTAPLVVTVLAALFAHEVPGGWAAAGVAVSCVGLTGVSLWGLRGRKPDWKAIGAAVATGLTIAVYTVLDGVGVRHADTPLGYIAWLMVVQGIFIPAYMYARVRGDMVRQLKPYAVLGLLGAVLSVAAYALVLWAQTRAPLAPVAALRESSIIVGAAIGALFFKERFGAPRIAAAGLLVVGIGLMLHAG, from the coding sequence GTGACGCCGATCGTCACCGCTGCCGTGCTGCTGGCCGCGTTCACCCACGCCGGGTGGAACGCCATCGCGCACCGAATAAGCGACAAGTTGACCGGGTTCACACTCATCGCCGGGGGCGGGCTCGTCGTCGGGCTGGTGATGGGGCTGTTCGCGCCGTGGCCGGCGGGGCCCGCCTGGCCGTATCTGCTGGTGTCGGCCGGGGTGCATGTGGCGTACTACGCCCTGCTCATGACCTCCTTCCGGCTCGGCGACTTCGGGCAGGCGTACCCCATCGCGCGCGGTACCGCGCCGCTGGTCGTGACCGTGCTGGCCGCGCTGTTCGCGCACGAGGTGCCCGGCGGATGGGCGGCGGCCGGGGTCGCCGTGTCGTGCGTCGGGCTGACCGGGGTGAGCCTGTGGGGGTTGCGGGGGCGGAAGCCGGACTGGAAGGCCATCGGGGCCGCGGTCGCCACGGGCCTCACCATCGCCGTCTACACCGTCCTCGACGGGGTCGGGGTACGGCACGCGGACACCCCGCTCGGGTACATCGCCTGGCTGATGGTCGTCCAGGGGATCTTCATCCCGGCCTACATGTACGCCCGGGTACGCGGCGACATGGTGCGCCAGCTCAAGCCGTACGCCGTGCTCGGGCTGCTCGGCGCCGTCCTCTCCGTCGCCGCGTACGCGCTGGTGCTCTGGGCGCAGACCCGGGCCCCGCTCGCCCCCGTCGCCGCGCTGCGGGAGTCCTCGATCATCGTGGGGGCGGCCATCGGGGCGCTGTTCTTCAAGGAGCGCTTCGGGGCGCCGAGGATCGCGGCGGCCGGTCTGCTGGTCGTGGGCATCGGGCTGATGCTGCACGCGGGATGA
- a CDS encoding SsgA family sporulation/cell division regulator, with protein sequence MSVVEQYTRAHIVTDAEDDPDAVRVVLRYDPDADPSSVQVGLPGPTEWTFSRALLEDGLRAPVESGDVRVWPCGRVQAVLEFHSPQHVDVVQFDVKSLTRFLLSTYTAEPVRN encoded by the coding sequence ATGTCCGTAGTCGAGCAGTACACCCGCGCCCACATCGTCACGGACGCCGAGGACGACCCGGACGCGGTACGCGTGGTGCTGCGCTACGACCCCGACGCCGACCCCTCCTCCGTCCAGGTCGGACTGCCCGGCCCCACCGAGTGGACCTTCTCGCGCGCCCTCCTGGAGGACGGGCTGCGGGCCCCCGTCGAGAGCGGGGACGTGCGGGTCTGGCCGTGCGGGCGCGTGCAGGCCGTGCTGGAGTTCCACTCCCCGCAGCACGTGGACGTGGTCCAGTTCGACGTGAAGTCCCTGACCCGGTTCCTGCTGAGCACCTACACGGCCGAACCTGTCCGGAACTGA
- a CDS encoding FAD-dependent oxidoreductase, producing MSTHVTIIGAGLGGLTLARVLHVHGIASTVYEAEASAGARTQGGMLDIHDYNGQLALEAADLMEEFRAIILEGRQAMRFFHRDGTLLFDKADDGTGGRPEVQRGELRQILLDSLPEGTVRWGRKVSGARTLADGRHEVTFADGTCVTADLLVGADGAWSRVRPLLSDAVPEYAGEAFVETYLFDVETRHPAVAEMVGGGMFGAVDPDGDGQWIGAHREKGETIHAYVTLARPLDWFDGIDFTDLAGATARIAAEFEGWAPEFGALVTGSDTAPFLRPHLTLPIGHRWDRVPGVTLVGDAAHISVPNGEGANLAMLDAAELGEALAAHPGDTEAALAAYERVLFPRSADAAAEAHHKPTSAELIEFFTQDEQAR from the coding sequence ATGTCCACCCACGTCACGATCATCGGTGCGGGTCTCGGCGGGCTGACGCTGGCCCGGGTGCTGCACGTGCACGGGATCGCGTCGACCGTGTACGAGGCGGAGGCGTCGGCGGGCGCGCGTACGCAGGGCGGGATGCTCGACATCCATGACTACAACGGCCAACTGGCCCTCGAAGCGGCCGACCTGATGGAGGAGTTCCGGGCCATCATCCTGGAGGGCCGCCAGGCGATGCGGTTCTTCCACCGGGACGGCACGCTCCTGTTCGACAAGGCCGACGACGGTACGGGCGGCCGCCCCGAGGTGCAGCGCGGTGAGCTGCGGCAGATCCTGCTGGACTCGCTTCCCGAGGGCACCGTCCGCTGGGGCCGCAAGGTCAGCGGCGCCCGCACCCTGGCCGACGGCCGCCACGAGGTCACCTTCGCCGACGGCACCTGTGTCACGGCCGACCTCCTCGTCGGCGCGGACGGCGCATGGTCGCGGGTCCGGCCGCTGCTCTCCGACGCGGTCCCCGAGTACGCCGGCGAGGCGTTCGTCGAGACCTACCTCTTCGACGTCGAGACCCGGCACCCGGCCGTCGCCGAGATGGTCGGCGGCGGGATGTTCGGCGCGGTCGACCCGGACGGGGACGGGCAGTGGATCGGGGCGCACCGCGAGAAGGGCGAGACGATCCACGCCTACGTCACGCTCGCCAGGCCCCTGGACTGGTTCGACGGCATCGACTTCACCGACCTCGCCGGGGCGACCGCGCGGATCGCGGCGGAGTTCGAGGGCTGGGCGCCGGAGTTCGGCGCCCTCGTCACCGGGTCCGACACCGCCCCGTTCCTGCGTCCCCACCTCACGCTGCCCATCGGCCACCGCTGGGACCGGGTGCCCGGGGTGACCCTGGTCGGCGACGCCGCCCACATCTCCGTCCCCAACGGGGAGGGCGCCAACCTCGCCATGCTGGACGCCGCCGAACTCGGCGAGGCGCTCGCCGCGCACCCCGGCGACACCGAGGCCGCGCTGGCCGCGTACGAGCGCGTGCTGTTCCCGCGCAGTGCCGACGCCGCCGCGGAGGCCCACCACAAGCCGACGTCCGCGGAACTGATCGAATTCTTCACGCAGGACGAGCAGGCCCGCTGA
- a CDS encoding NAD(P)-dependent oxidoreductase has product MTVTDRPTVAVLGTGIMGAAMARNLAAAGLPVRAWNRTRAKAEPLAADGVRVTGTPAEAVEGADVVLTMLYDGDTVLEVMREAAPALRPGTPWVQSTTAGTELTGRLAAFAREHGLEFYDAPVLGTRKPAEDGLLTVLAAGPEAGRSTLAPVFDAVGSRTVWTGEDGAEGSASRLKLVANNWVLAITAATGEVLALAQALGVDPRSFFDLIEGGPLDMGYLRAKSALVLDGQLSPASFAVATAEKDARLIVAAAERGGVRLDLAEATADRFARAAAQGHADEDMAAAYFASFEEKTEG; this is encoded by the coding sequence ATGACCGTCACCGACCGGCCGACCGTCGCCGTGCTGGGCACCGGCATCATGGGCGCCGCCATGGCCCGCAACCTCGCCGCCGCCGGGCTCCCGGTACGCGCCTGGAACCGGACCCGCGCCAAGGCCGAGCCGCTGGCCGCCGACGGCGTCCGCGTCACCGGCACGCCCGCCGAGGCGGTCGAGGGCGCCGACGTGGTCCTGACCATGCTGTACGACGGCGACACGGTGCTGGAGGTCATGCGCGAGGCGGCGCCCGCGCTGCGTCCGGGCACGCCGTGGGTGCAGAGCACCACCGCCGGGACCGAACTGACCGGCCGCCTCGCCGCCTTCGCCCGCGAGCACGGCCTGGAGTTCTACGACGCGCCCGTGCTCGGCACCCGCAAGCCCGCCGAGGACGGCCTGCTCACCGTGCTGGCCGCCGGACCCGAGGCGGGCCGGAGCACCCTGGCACCGGTCTTCGACGCGGTCGGCTCCCGCACGGTGTGGACCGGCGAGGACGGCGCCGAGGGCAGCGCCAGCAGGCTCAAGCTGGTCGCCAACAACTGGGTGCTCGCGATCACCGCGGCCACCGGAGAGGTGCTGGCCCTCGCCCAGGCCCTCGGCGTCGACCCGCGCTCGTTCTTCGACCTGATCGAGGGCGGACCGCTGGACATGGGCTATCTGCGGGCCAAGTCCGCGCTGGTGCTGGACGGGCAGTTGTCCCCGGCCTCCTTCGCCGTGGCCACCGCCGAGAAGGACGCCCGCCTCATCGTGGCCGCCGCCGAGCGGGGCGGCGTCCGCCTCGACCTCGCCGAGGCCACCGCCGACCGCTTCGCCCGCGCCGCCGCCCAGGGCCACGCCGACGAGGACATGGCGGCGGCCTACTTCGCCAGCTTCGAGGAGAAGACCGAAGGCTGA
- the cbiQ gene encoding cobalt ECF transporter T component CbiQ, with product MGAGHAHKLYRHGHSPVHRLPPHTKLAAVFAFVVVVVSTPREAMWAFGAYALLLGCVAYRARVPAGFLLKRLLIEVPFVAFAVLMPFVAEGERVHVLGLSLSVNGLWGAWNVLAKGTLGVAASVLLAATTDLRELLLGLQRLKLPPLLVQIASFMIRYGDVITDEMRRMRIARESRGFEARGIGQWGVLAKSAGALFIRSYERGERVHLAMVSRGYAGSMPVIDEVSATRAQWSYALALPCSALVVCLLGWFL from the coding sequence ATGGGTGCCGGCCACGCCCACAAGCTCTACCGGCACGGGCACTCCCCCGTGCACCGGCTGCCCCCGCACACCAAGCTGGCGGCCGTCTTCGCCTTCGTCGTGGTGGTGGTCTCCACCCCGCGCGAGGCGATGTGGGCGTTCGGGGCGTACGCGCTGCTGCTGGGTTGCGTCGCGTACCGGGCCCGCGTGCCCGCCGGCTTCCTGCTGAAGCGGCTGCTGATCGAGGTGCCGTTCGTCGCGTTCGCGGTGCTCATGCCGTTCGTCGCGGAGGGCGAGCGGGTGCACGTCCTCGGGCTCTCGCTGAGCGTCAACGGCCTGTGGGGCGCCTGGAACGTGCTGGCCAAGGGCACCCTGGGCGTCGCCGCGTCCGTGCTGCTGGCCGCCACCACCGACCTGCGCGAGCTGCTGCTCGGACTGCAGCGGCTGAAGCTGCCGCCGCTGCTGGTGCAGATCGCCTCCTTCATGATCCGCTACGGCGACGTCATCACCGACGAGATGCGCCGGATGCGGATCGCCCGCGAGTCGCGCGGCTTCGAGGCGCGCGGGATCGGGCAGTGGGGCGTGCTCGCCAAGTCCGCGGGCGCGCTGTTCATCCGCTCCTACGAGCGCGGCGAGCGGGTCCATCTGGCCATGGTGAGCCGGGGCTACGCCGGGTCGATGCCGGTCATCGACGAGGTGAGCGCGACCCGTGCCCAGTGGTCGTACGCCCTGGCCCTGCCCTGCTCCGCCCTCGTCGTCTGTCTGCTGGGATGGTTCCTGTGA
- a CDS encoding energy-coupling factor ABC transporter ATP-binding protein, with amino-acid sequence MVPVSTASLEVSGLAFAYPDGHQALFGVDFTVPRGERVALLGPNGAGKTTLVLHLNGILSGGTGTVTVAGLPVGKRHMAEIRQKVGIVFQDPDDQLFMPTVREDVAFGPAAAGLKGAALEERVRTALEQVGMAGFADRPPHHLSFGQRRRVAVATVLAMEPEILVLDEPSSNLDPASRRELADILRSLDVTVLMVTHDLPYALELCPRALILSDGVIAADGPTGKLLSDDTLMRAHRLELPFGFDPRTVALDA; translated from the coding sequence ATGGTTCCTGTGAGTACCGCATCGCTCGAGGTCTCCGGCCTCGCCTTCGCCTATCCCGACGGCCACCAGGCCCTGTTCGGCGTCGACTTCACCGTGCCGCGCGGCGAGCGGGTCGCGCTGCTCGGCCCCAACGGCGCGGGCAAGACCACCCTCGTGCTGCATCTGAACGGCATCCTGTCCGGCGGCACCGGCACGGTGACGGTCGCCGGACTGCCGGTCGGCAAGCGGCACATGGCGGAGATCCGGCAGAAGGTCGGCATCGTCTTCCAGGACCCCGACGACCAGCTCTTCATGCCGACCGTGCGCGAGGACGTGGCGTTCGGACCGGCGGCGGCCGGACTGAAGGGGGCGGCGCTGGAGGAGCGGGTGCGGACCGCGCTGGAGCAGGTCGGCATGGCCGGGTTCGCCGACCGGCCCCCGCACCATCTCTCCTTCGGGCAGCGGCGCCGGGTGGCGGTGGCGACCGTGCTGGCGATGGAGCCGGAGATCCTCGTCCTCGACGAACCCTCCTCCAACCTCGACCCGGCCTCCCGGCGCGAACTGGCCGACATCCTCCGGTCGTTGGACGTGACGGTCCTCATGGTCACGCACGACCTGCCCTACGCCCTTGAGCTGTGCCCGCGCGCGCTGATCCTCAGCGACGGGGTGATCGCGGCCGACGGCCCCACCGGCAAGCTGCTCTCCGACGACACCCTGATGCGGGCGCACCGGCTGGAGCTGCCCTTCGGGTTCGACCCGCGCACGGTGGCGCTGGACGCGTAA
- a CDS encoding MMPL family transporter, whose protein sequence is MATYLYKLGRFAFRRRHFVALLWVALLTLAGVGAASAPPAGNSSFSIPGTEAQRAFDLLEQRFPGMSADGATARVVFKAPEGRKMTDAGNKAAVEKTVKELASGSEVASVADPYTGKAVSRDGTIAYASVKYKVSGMELEDASRDALKESAGHARDAGLTVEIGGDALTATPETGSSEVIGIAMAAVVLVITFGSLIAAGLPLLTAIIGVGIGVSAIAALANPLDLGSTTSTLATMIGLAVGIDYALFIVSRYRAELAEGREREEAAGRAVGTAGSAVVFAGLTVVIALVGLSVVNIPMLTKMGVAAAGTVAIAVLIALTMIPALLGYAGRTVKPAGEKSKLLGGGRAAKKAGRPNMGTRWASFVVRRPVAVLLLGVVGLGAAAVPAASLELGLPDDGSQPVSTTQRRAYDLLSDGFGPGFNGPLMVVVDAKGSDDPKAAFTKVGDEIKGLKDIVTVTPPAPNKAGDTAIITVVPKSQPSSATTEDLVHAIRGRSAGIASATDATLLVTGATAMNIDVSQKLNDALLPYLALVVGLAFLLLIVVFRSILVPLKAALGFLLSVLAALGAVVAVFQWGWLSGLMNVEQTGPVMSMMPIFMVGVVFGLAMDYEVFLVTRMREAYVHGENPGQAVVTGFRYSARVVTAAAVIMVAVFSGFIGSSESMIKMIGFGLAIAVFFDAFIVRMAIVPAVLALLGRRAWWLPAWLDRVLPNVDVEGEGLKTQSDPDEDRELVSA, encoded by the coding sequence GTGGCCACGTATCTCTACAAACTCGGCCGATTCGCCTTCCGGCGACGGCACTTCGTCGCCCTGCTGTGGGTCGCGCTGCTCACCCTCGCCGGGGTGGGCGCCGCCTCCGCGCCGCCCGCCGGCAACTCGTCCTTCTCCATCCCCGGCACCGAGGCCCAGCGCGCCTTCGACCTGCTGGAACAGCGCTTCCCGGGCATGAGCGCCGACGGCGCGACCGCCCGTGTCGTCTTCAAGGCGCCCGAGGGCCGGAAGATGACCGACGCCGGCAACAAGGCCGCGGTGGAGAAGACGGTCAAGGAGCTGGCCTCCGGCTCCGAGGTCGCGTCCGTCGCCGACCCTTACACCGGCAAGGCGGTCAGCCGGGACGGCACGATCGCCTACGCCTCGGTGAAGTACAAGGTCTCCGGCATGGAGCTGGAGGACGCCTCCCGTGACGCCCTCAAGGAGAGCGCCGGGCACGCGCGGGACGCGGGGCTGACCGTCGAGATCGGCGGCGACGCGCTCACCGCCACCCCCGAGACCGGGTCGAGCGAGGTCATCGGCATCGCCATGGCGGCCGTCGTCCTTGTCATCACCTTCGGCTCGCTCATCGCGGCCGGGCTGCCCCTGCTGACCGCGATCATCGGCGTCGGCATCGGCGTCTCCGCCATCGCCGCGCTCGCCAACCCGCTCGACCTCGGCTCCACCACCTCCACCCTGGCCACGATGATCGGCCTCGCGGTCGGCATCGACTACGCCCTCTTCATCGTCTCCCGCTACCGCGCCGAACTGGCCGAGGGCCGCGAGCGCGAGGAGGCGGCGGGCCGGGCTGTCGGAACGGCGGGCTCGGCGGTGGTGTTCGCGGGGCTGACCGTCGTCATCGCGCTGGTCGGTCTGTCCGTCGTCAACATCCCGATGCTGACCAAGATGGGCGTCGCGGCGGCGGGCACGGTCGCCATCGCCGTGCTGATCGCGCTCACCATGATCCCGGCGCTGCTCGGGTACGCGGGCCGTACGGTCAAGCCGGCCGGGGAGAAGAGCAAGCTGCTCGGCGGGGGCCGCGCGGCCAAGAAGGCCGGACGTCCCAACATGGGCACCCGCTGGGCGAGTTTCGTGGTCCGGCGCCCGGTCGCCGTGCTGCTGCTCGGTGTCGTCGGCCTCGGTGCCGCCGCCGTCCCGGCCGCCTCGCTCGAACTGGGCCTGCCCGACGACGGCTCCCAGCCCGTCTCCACCACCCAGCGCCGCGCCTACGACCTGCTCTCCGACGGCTTCGGCCCCGGCTTCAACGGCCCCCTGATGGTCGTGGTCGACGCCAAGGGCAGCGACGACCCCAAGGCCGCGTTCACCAAGGTCGGCGACGAGATCAAGGGCCTGAAGGACATCGTCACGGTCACCCCGCCCGCGCCCAACAAGGCGGGCGACACCGCGATCATCACCGTCGTACCGAAGTCCCAGCCGTCCTCGGCCACCACCGAGGACCTGGTGCACGCGATCCGGGGCAGGAGCGCGGGCATCGCCTCCGCGACGGACGCGACGCTGCTGGTCACCGGGGCGACGGCGATGAACATCGACGTCTCCCAGAAGCTGAACGACGCGCTGCTGCCGTATCTCGCGCTGGTGGTCGGCCTCGCCTTCCTGCTGCTCATCGTGGTGTTCCGCTCGATCCTGGTCCCGCTGAAGGCGGCCCTCGGCTTCCTGCTCAGCGTGCTGGCGGCCCTCGGCGCGGTCGTCGCGGTCTTCCAGTGGGGCTGGCTGTCCGGCCTGATGAACGTCGAGCAGACCGGGCCGGTCATGTCGATGATGCCGATCTTCATGGTCGGCGTGGTCTTCGGACTCGCCATGGACTACGAGGTGTTCCTCGTGACCCGGATGCGTGAGGCGTACGTGCACGGGGAGAACCCGGGCCAGGCGGTCGTCACCGGCTTCCGCTACAGCGCCCGTGTCGTCACCGCCGCCGCCGTCATCATGGTCGCCGTCTTCTCCGGCTTCATCGGCTCCAGCGAGTCGATGATCAAGATGATCGGCTTCGGCCTCGCCATCGCCGTCTTCTTCGACGCCTTCATCGTCCGCATGGCCATAGTCCCGGCCGTCCTGGCCCTCCTCGGCCGCCGCGCCTGGTGGCTGCCGGCCTGGCTGGACCGCGTGCTTCCGAACGTGGACGTGGAGGGCGAGGGTCTGAAGACGCAGTCCGACCCGGACGAGGACCGCGAACTGGTCAGCGCCTGA
- a CDS encoding serine hydrolase domain-containing protein produces MNVHGTVAEGFEPVREAFAANFSRLGERGAAVAVYRDGHRVVDLWAGTRDVDGTAPWERGTAQVVRSATKGVAAAALLLLHQRGLLDLDAPVGTYWPEFKAAGKERTLVRDLLAHRAGVPVLDRPLTPEEAADPDLGAAAVAAQAPVWEPGTDHGYHAQTYSWLTGELIRRVTGRPAGEFVAAGITAPAGAGMWLGLPSSEQSRVGRVGPVTAPEAAGALKVRPKRAVADAYADPDSLTRRAFAAITPLPDENAPAYRAAALPASNGIATADGLARVYASLIGEVDGGTRLFTPRTVELARAEASAGPDRVLVVGTRFGLGFMLHGPASPLLGPGSFGHPGRGGALAFADPGSGIAFGYVTNGFRGGATADPRAQSLVRALRDVLGRG; encoded by the coding sequence GTGAACGTGCACGGCACGGTGGCCGAGGGCTTCGAGCCGGTCAGGGAGGCGTTCGCGGCGAACTTCTCCCGGCTCGGGGAGCGGGGCGCGGCCGTCGCCGTCTACCGGGACGGACACCGGGTCGTGGACCTGTGGGCGGGCACCCGTGACGTGGACGGCACGGCGCCCTGGGAGCGCGGTACCGCGCAGGTCGTGCGCTCCGCCACCAAGGGCGTGGCCGCCGCCGCGCTCCTGCTGCTGCACCAGCGGGGCCTGCTGGACCTGGACGCCCCCGTGGGCACGTACTGGCCGGAGTTCAAGGCGGCGGGCAAGGAGCGCACCCTCGTGCGCGACCTGCTCGCCCACCGGGCGGGGGTGCCGGTGCTGGACCGGCCGCTGACGCCCGAGGAGGCCGCCGACCCGGACCTCGGTGCGGCGGCCGTCGCCGCCCAGGCGCCGGTGTGGGAGCCGGGCACGGACCACGGCTACCACGCGCAGACCTATAGCTGGCTCACCGGCGAACTGATCCGGCGCGTCACCGGGCGTCCGGCGGGCGAGTTCGTCGCGGCCGGGATCACGGCGCCGGCGGGGGCCGGGATGTGGCTGGGGCTGCCCTCCTCGGAGCAGTCCCGCGTGGGCCGGGTGGGCCCGGTGACGGCGCCCGAGGCGGCCGGCGCCCTGAAGGTGCGGCCCAAGCGTGCCGTGGCCGACGCCTATGCCGACCCGGACTCCCTCACCCGGCGCGCCTTCGCCGCGATCACCCCGCTGCCGGACGAGAACGCGCCCGCGTACCGCGCCGCCGCGCTGCCCGCCTCCAACGGCATCGCCACCGCCGACGGGCTGGCCCGGGTGTACGCCTCGCTGATCGGTGAAGTGGACGGCGGAACGCGGCTGTTCACCCCCCGGACGGTGGAGCTGGCCCGCGCCGAGGCGTCGGCGGGGCCGGACCGGGTGCTCGTGGTGGGCACCCGGTTCGGCCTCGGCTTCATGCTCCACGGCCCCGCGTCCCCGCTGCTCGGCCCCGGCTCCTTCGGCCACCCCGGCCGGGGCGGCGCCCTCGCCTTCGCCGACCCCGGTTCGGGCATCGCCTTCGGCTACGTCACCAACGGCTTCCGCGGCGGAGCGACGGCGGACCCGAGGGCGCAGTCGCTGGTACGGGCTCTGCGGGACGTACTGGGCCGGGGCTGA
- a CDS encoding energy-coupling factor ABC transporter permease encodes MHVPDGFIDAPTSAVTGVVAAGALAVSLRGARRELDERTAPLAGLVAAFIFAVQMLNFPVAAGTSGHLLGGALAAILVGPYTAVLCVSVVLLMQGVLFADGGLTALGVNITDMAIVTTVVAYAVFKGLLAVLPRSRRSITAASFVAALLSVPAAAVVFTLIYAIGGTTDVSIAKVATAMIGVHVLIGIGEAVITALTVAAVVAVRPDLVYGARGLRQKLRLRVNGELVDAPDTAPAPAAARTSRRTLWITGLVTSLVLAGFVSFYASANPDGLEKVAHDKGIDRKTEPHHSSDSPLADYGVKDVTNARLSGGLAGVIGVGITVVAGTAVFWAVRRRHDHDASPANTSV; translated from the coding sequence GTGCATGTACCCGACGGATTCATCGACGCCCCCACCTCCGCTGTCACCGGGGTGGTCGCCGCAGGCGCCCTCGCGGTGAGCCTGCGCGGCGCCCGCCGCGAACTGGACGAGCGCACCGCGCCGCTGGCCGGCCTGGTCGCCGCGTTCATCTTCGCCGTACAGATGCTCAACTTCCCCGTGGCCGCCGGAACAAGCGGCCACCTGCTGGGAGGTGCGCTGGCCGCGATACTCGTCGGCCCCTATACGGCCGTGCTGTGCGTGTCGGTCGTGCTGCTCATGCAGGGCGTGCTGTTCGCGGACGGCGGGCTGACCGCGCTCGGCGTGAACATCACGGACATGGCGATCGTCACGACCGTGGTGGCGTACGCCGTCTTCAAGGGGCTGCTCGCGGTGCTGCCGCGCTCCCGGCGCTCGATCACCGCGGCCTCCTTCGTCGCCGCGCTGCTCTCCGTGCCGGCCGCGGCCGTCGTGTTCACGCTGATCTACGCCATCGGCGGCACCACCGACGTGTCCATCGCCAAGGTGGCCACCGCGATGATCGGCGTCCATGTGCTGATCGGCATCGGCGAGGCCGTGATCACCGCGCTCACCGTGGCCGCGGTCGTCGCCGTCCGCCCCGACCTGGTGTACGGCGCGCGGGGCCTGCGGCAGAAGCTCCGGCTCCGGGTGAACGGCGAGCTGGTCGACGCGCCCGACACCGCCCCGGCCCCGGCCGCCGCGCGCACCTCCCGGCGCACCCTGTGGATCACCGGCCTGGTGACCTCGCTCGTCCTCGCCGGGTTCGTCAGCTTCTACGCCTCCGCCAACCCGGACGGTCTGGAGAAGGTCGCGCACGACAAGGGCATCGACAGGAAGACCGAGCCGCACCACTCCTCGGACTCCCCGCTGGCCGACTACGGCGTCAAGGACGTGACGAACGCCCGGCTGTCCGGCGGTCTCGCGGGCGTGATCGGCGTCGGCATCACCGTCGTCGCCGGTACCGCGGTCTTCTGGGCGGTGCGCCGCCGCCACGACCACGACGCCTCCCCCGCGAACACGAGCGTCTGA
- a CDS encoding DUF1876 domain-containing protein, with the protein MMHDSVGWHIELEFEEDDLHTRAAAMVRLPDGSEVRAHGHATRHRVDANQPRVGEEIAGARALNELAMRLLTKAHEEIDADSGRVSHPIHV; encoded by the coding sequence ATGATGCACGACTCCGTGGGTTGGCACATCGAGCTGGAGTTCGAGGAGGACGACCTGCACACGCGCGCGGCGGCGATGGTGCGGCTGCCGGACGGCAGCGAGGTGCGGGCGCACGGGCACGCCACCCGGCACCGGGTCGACGCCAACCAGCCGAGGGTCGGCGAGGAGATCGCCGGCGCCCGCGCCCTGAACGAACTGGCCATGCGGCTGCTGACCAAGGCGCACGAGGAGATCGACGCGGACTCCGGGCGCGTCTCGCACCCGATCCATGTCTAG